Part of the Falco naumanni isolate bFalNau1 chromosome 3, bFalNau1.pat, whole genome shotgun sequence genome is shown below.
TCTGCAagttcctttctgttctttgggCATGCAGCTGGGAGGTAAACAAAACTGCAAAGGATTTAGAGCTGTTATGCCTGTCTGTGCTCTCAAGGCATTATGCTTTTTCTCTGAGAGGAaaattttcctcatttattgAAGGAGTCCCTAAGGGAGAGCAGGGCCTGCATGAAAACAGGGTTCTGAGGTTCTGTAGTAGAGATCACTTGCTGACACAAGGCACAGACAAGTGTTTGCAGCTGTTTCGTTTagcctgctgcagcctctggagCACAATGGCATGTTGATGCCTGCCTGGATCTCTGATTTCCAGAGAGCCGTAGCTCTTTCTGCTTGTCACAGTCCACGGAGACCAAGACAGCAGGGACCTTCCTTCATGTCAGGAAGCTTTTATGTCTTGCTTTTCAGACTTTATAGACATGAGCTACTAAAATACCCATTCTTATATTTTTGATGCCATGAAGTTTTATTATTGCAGTAGGATTAGCCTTTAAATACTTAACCATGCTAAAGCAGAATGCCAGAATGCGAAGAACCtcccttttttaattattgcatAAATTAAATCTTTCCATTCTTAGGAAGTCATTCTGAATTCCTCTCGGCTAGAGGATTCACCATAAGGATTTGTTACGTATTATAATACAGGATTTTCCAACTGAAAATGGCCACCCCTCGGTAAGAAGTCAGTTTGTTACAGCTCTGATGCCCTCAGCCAGCATGGAAGCCCTCCCAGACCTTAGCTCATACTGGCTTTTGCTCGGATTATGTGCACCCTCAAAATGTGACCTATAGAAATGCCTAAGTGACAGAGCAGTCATGCTTAAACAGCCAGGCTTCTCAGCTTAAGCTTTTTGGGCCACCAGTTCAGGGccaaagcagcagtggtggtCCCAGAAAGGGGAGATGGTAGTATAAGGATGAAGTGACACTGGTGACAGTGGGGCAACAAAATAGCAGAAGCTATAAATGAGGGAAATGGTTAGGCCATGGCAACAGACACTGGGCGTATCCTCAAATTGTTTTCATCACTGCCTGGATTTAACAGCAGTAAATTCTTTACACGATCaataaaaaattcttctccttttgctgttaTACAGGAAGATCTGTACAGGAGACTATTTCCTATATTCTGCTACTTTGCTAAATAGCATGAAGACTTTGCTGGGAACTAGCATGAGTCCTGCTTCAGTCAGACCTTGTTTATTTAAGGAAGACATAGTCCAGGATAAAGAAATCGGTAACAGCTATCAACATTGTGACCCCGCCAAATGAAATCAGTGTGGTGTCTTAGCTTAGTGGGAATATTGCTGTTGGCTTGGAGGGGgcaagacacacacacacagaggcataAGCTGTTCAAAAGATTTTATTCTCAAATTGCTACTTTCTTGCGGATTTTCAGCTGATACAAACTGGGGTCACAACTAGAGTGAAGTTAAATATCTTGGTTATGGAAACTGAATCTCTTATCCTTTGATTCTCAGGCTGTGCCTGTTTGTGGACTTAATTTAAGGTCTGCTTAAAAGTTTTGCTAATGTGGCATCTCTCAAAGTATAGAAGTTTgaactgtttcttcttccatttgtttttctttcagaatggTTTCATCCACTGTCAGTTATTTAGGAACAAAATATTTACCTATACAGCTGTGGTTACACATTTTTAGAGATCCAAAATTATCATTTGTGAGcaccagagagaagaaaaaataggcAAAACTTTGTGttacttaagaaaataatttaacctTTAACTTTGTGCTCTCATGAAAGCTATAGATTGCAAAAGCTCTACTAGATTCAAGTAGTATTGGCAGTTTAAATGCTCAAATTCCCTTTAGCTACCAGGTCATCCATACTAGACATCAAAGATCAGGTTTGATATCATGTACACAGGTTACCTGTACTAGTGAAAACCTGCAAATTGCATTATGTATCCTACTTTACAGGAAAGTAACTTTACTTCATTCATCAGTGACacttcttttcaggaaaaatgatAGCCATTGGTTTCGACCACTACTTGCACAGCTGCACATTCACATCACCTCAGGAACAGCTGCGTTTTAAATTCTCGCTCCCTCTGAGCTGTACCCACTTAAACATTTGTGCATTTTGGCTTAGAGCCAGAGCTCTGAATGAcccacatttaaaaataacaataataaaaaaaataacacccaCATCAGGCATAAAAAGCAcaaattggttttaaaatggCTCTTCTGCCAAAGTAGTACTAACACAAGAATTCTGCCCAAATTTCTAGCATGCTGCTGTCCTGATGCACTCTCCGGACAGCTGTGATCACAGGAGGGGGGTTCTGCAAACATTTCACATAGCCATAGGAAGTAGAAATGGAGCCAGGAGGTTCTGGAAGTATTAGCTTGTatttttgggggtgtggggtgtgtgtgtgtgtgtggaacatgacttcttttccctcctttctttcacacaagcagaaaaattgtGTTAACAGTAGGAAACCGGGAATGCTTACCAAGAATTTTAAAGGACAATATGTGACAGATGTATTGGATGCCTGAAATTCTTCCCACCAGGCCAAGGTGGCATTTTTTATTCTTAGAGGGATAAAGTGAGAAGTCAGAGGAGTTACCTGTGTGTGAAGAGGAAATCAACAAAAGATGGGAGACTCAGCAGTCATGCTTCAACACCTATGGCAGGAATTAATATTTAACTTTACTCCAGTGTTCCCATAATGCTCCTGCAGTTAGAGAAAGTGCCACTGGGatgagaaaagcatttaatctttaaagaaagtttgacaatttttaatctttaatcCTCACCAGGACTCATTAGTTATTTGATCAACTAGAAAACTGAGttgcaccagaaaaaaagctggaaaagaacACAGGTAATTATACGTTATTCAGTGTTTCTAAACCAGGCAGGCTTTACAAAGGAAAGCAAGCCTCTTAGGAAGTTTGAGGAGGGCAGGCTGTTTTAAACTGGCCATTGACCCACATTTTAACACCATAAATTTGTGATCAAAATGTTTTGGCCAGTGTCCCATGGAGGAGTTTTGTTCTACTCAGAGAAGTTGGCTTTAGCTTATAGTATTTTGAGGAAGTTCTCTTTGGAAGTGTTTTAGAGTGTGTGtgaagaggggaagggaaggagaaataaaCTTCTGAGACAGGCACTGAAAAATCCATTGTTCTAGGTAAGCATCGTTATGAGTCAGCAGGACCCAAGAATTGAGACAGTCATTGCAGTCCCAGCTGTTACAtttcccttctccatccctgAGGACCTCAGTCCCGGAGGGGTGCGATGTGTGCACAAGGCTGATTTATTGATGGAGCTATATTTGATGCAGTTATGTTGTTTTTCCCAGCTTCCAGCATACCTGGAACCTGCCCTGCGAACACTGGCATGGGAAGCTTCTACAGTCATGTTTTGTTGGACTTTCTCATAAAAAAGTGTTCCAGGAACAATGTTCAAAACTCAATCCCTATGCATGCTTGTGGCTTCTACCCAGAAGTCAAGTAAGGGTAATAACTACACAAGCTGCATTATTCACTGCAGCACCAATTTCATCTCTAGGAACAGCTAAAGCTCTTTTCTTTATCCTCATATTAACATTAACCTCCTGAGTCTGGAGGGTTTGGgtatctttttctctctttttctcttgggTTCCTCAGCAGATAGTTTTCAAATGGATGTGATTTCATGAAACAAAtgataatgaaataaagaaagtTCTTCCTGGGATGAGAGCAAAATTTAGGGAGAAGCACACCTGTAGGGGAAATTCCAGCTATATTAAAGAATGTTTCCAGGGGTACAGTGTCTCCTTCTTCCCTAAAATTACTTCAATAACATAATGTAGAATTACAGTTTAAGACAATAATAAAAGTGAACTGAGAGTTCATGAAAGCTTCAGGATCTATAATTAAGGACAGTGGCCTCACATTTCTCCATTAAAAAGGTACGGAACAGTGAAAGTTAAGTAAATTCGCTGGTATGTGGTTTCTGGACTGTTTCTGGACTACCAGATAAAAACAGGCAAAATCACTGTTCTTCGTACCTGTAGGAGCCCTTCTTATTATGATTTGCATCCCATGCCAagttcagctgcagctgagccttGGCCTTCCCGACCCCATCCTTACATAGCTGGGCAGCATCCCTGTACTCTTCCCAGGAGCGTCCCTGCTTCCATTGCCTGTGCGTTTCTTTCTTGCCCTTTAGTTTGACCACCACATCTCAACTCTGCCACGCAGGtcttttgccttcctttcctgatttcttacaCCTGGAGAATGAGGGCTCTCATGCTCCATGGAAAGCATCCTTAAAGATCTGCCAGCTCTATTCCATTCCCTTGTCCCTGAGGAGAGTTTCCCAGAGGGTCCTATTGACTAACTCCTTGAACAGCTGGAAGTTTGCTTTCCtacttaaattttaataaagtatataaagaataaagaaatctCACCTTTCACATGTGAGCAACTATGTTGactttaataaaatttaaggATTATTTAAAAGGAGAAGGTATTAGTGCTAAAAATCAAAAGCTGGTGTGTTTTCTCTTACTGTCATGAAAACAGTAACCTTCAGAAAACCATTGTGTAAATTCTAAACCAGgtattttaatcattttaataAATCTAGGTGGTCCTGAAATGATGAAATTTGATTCTGTTTTGTTCCTTGAAAGAGGGTTGGTATCTGGAAAGACAGTTTTGAAATATGCTTTAAGTGATGTAAAGCATACAGTGCTCCTCTCAtgcatgttcttttttttctacaggtTCCTTAACATTTATTAATTGTGTTAAAATGTAGCGGGGAACCCTTGTACAACATGTTTTCACATATGCAAAAGTTATGGCTCTTATCTTGGTGATATCTGTTGGCCTTTACAAAATTGGTAAAGgtaagaataattttcattcactacttttgaaaatgtacCAGATATGAGTTTCATAATCTGTGCAGGAAGATCAGACTACGTAAGGCTGACATATGAAGCATtgtttattctggaaaaaactGTCATAGGAAGATCAGAGGAATTTTATGGTTTGTTAAGTAATGGGGTTTAGTTATTCTTCTACCCTTAGTGTGACAAACCAACACATGCCAAGTTCTGTGTTGCTCAGGCTGAATAGCAAACAGCCACTGGAGTAACTAGTGCTAACTAGTTTAGAGCCAGCCTTAGTGTCTCCCACTCGTGCTTGTTAAAGACTAGTGTTGCTACTTGTCCTGTGACaggacagcacagcaggaaTTGCCGGACGTGTCCTTCACATCGTTCCTCACCCTGCCCACGGCAGCAATGCCACAGCAGGGTCCGCGGGGAGAGGGCCGGGGAGGGAGCGCTCGTCCTTTCCTCCACTGGCGACAGGGCATGCTTGTTCCTAGAAACAAGGGAGAAGTCCTGTGAATCACTGTAGTATTGTAAGACATCACAGGACAGATGAGCCACTCAGCAGTAACTGGATGAACTGAATATGCTGAAAAGCTGGAGGGTAGTTAATTCCAGTGCTACAGCTGATATTTGCATATGGCcataaatttgattttattacttTGGGCCTCTGGTACAATGAAGTCTCTTCCAACTCTAGCTCTGCTGCTTAGTTACTAaggtttcttcattttcctttcccattaaAATCCTAAATAGCCGTGGTATCTTTGGTCAGTTGAGATAAAGATGGTTTCCCCTCTTCAGTTTAGAGATcgtctttttctgctgctgaaatcagtTTAGAAAATCTAATGAGTGTGCTTGCTTTTCCATGTCTGCTGGCCACCTCCTTTCCTTGGCTGCAGTTGTATCAACGCTTACACTGTAAACTACCCCAGCCTTTAAGAGAACTGTCATCACTGGTTTGTTCAAGTGTCAAGAGACCTGAACAAACGAACTCGGTCCTAGGGGTAGGAATGTGAAGATGCAGAGCAAAAGCATTGCTTAAGGGCCTCGGTTACAGGAAGGAATAGTTCCTTTCATATAGCTGCTGCAGTTTTAGAAAAGTGTGAGTCCGTGATGTCACCCCTATAGCAGCTTTGCCCGGTCCCCATGGTCACAGATTTACCCGTGCTTTCAAATCGCCTCCTTCACAGCTCCCTGCCATGCAGCTGCCATTGTGCAGTTTGGCCCAGGGGCCATTCCCTCTGCCCTTGCATCCATATAGCCCACGTGGGTTCCTCGGCGTTGCTTCATGGGGTCAGGCAAGgtaaaggcagaaaggaaacatcATTGTGAGGAACACAAAGGGCTGAGGGCTTTTAGGGGTAGTAAAgatctttctctgctttgtttaagCAGAACAGAGCACTTAAATACAAaaagggctgggaggaggaatGATGTAGACTTCTGGAGGAAGCTGTGATTGAGTCAATGCACTCTTTTAAACCCAGCagctgttttaatgaaaagttaCAATGTTTTAGCCCTGCTGTATTCTTTCTGATGTGCTCAGATATGCctcttgttttaaaacactgtgaATGTATCTGATTATGAATATGAGAtacctttaattaaaaaaaaccaacaacttttcctgttccttttcgatttttctttttcttccttccaacCATTTTTATCTCCACGGTGTGTGTACATCTCATAGCTTCACCATCCTCGGTTCGAACAGTCTCCTGGTAGTTACTGCTCTTCAAAGACTGATTTGCTTTTGTGGTATCTATAAACTCCTTGGTTTAAACCACAGAGTAAAGTTGTTTCATTTTACAACAAAGATGTTACTTTCTCCCCTAATGGAGGTTTCGGcatatttctgtcttccttaaTACTCAGTCCACTTCCATTTATAttaaacagtcattttcttctgcaaactcACTAaggcttttcttcccctttccagAATCACAGGAAAGGCTCACACAGTTTCACTAACATTTCGTCTATTCTGCAGCATTCTGCAGGCTGTCGTTTCAACTGATTGAGCTaaactacaaaataattttgaaaggagAGATTTTTCATGTCTCCTTTCTTAATTTTGTGTAATGCCTTGGTGGGGCAGAGCATCCCACTGAGAACCATGCCTCCAGGAGTTGCCCCTCCAGTGGCCACTAATTCATCTGgtgaaaatgaaagcacagatacaaagaagaaatatgagACAGATTCAGGAACTGAAATTGGGTTTTCTGAGTGcctctgcctggctgccagggcatAGCATGACCTCAGTATGGCTCCCTCCTTCCGTAGGCTAGACAGCGATGCCAGGAGACAAGAATGCTGTGAATTCTGGTAGAACTGCAGATCACATCCAAGTAACAAAACACAGGTAAACATCTTCTGCTGTCTCCCTATACAAGTGTAGCTGTCTGAACGTCTGACTGAAACTTTCCTATTTGTCAAGTGAAAATATAAGCTATGCACTTTTAGAAATAGTAACAAAGCCTGAATTAAGTGgatttttacttccttttggTTATCTGAGACTTCTATGTAATGTCCATTTATGTCATAATTCTTAAAACATAACAGGCAATTGATATCTGCTGTTTCtacaggagaaacagaaaacctgaGAGCTCCATTCAAGGGGTCTGCAACTAACCCAAAGATGATCACGCTGGCTCTCTACTCTGCCGCCTTCTCCCATGCGGGACGGGACATGCTCAACTATGTCACTGAGCAGATGCAGGATCCCGAGAGGTAAAAGtgtgcttttcctttaaattgcTGAAGTGTCCTGGTAGACAGGTGATGTCAGACAAGCCACTCTTATTTGTTTCTGATTGGAAATTAGTCCAActgttttctctgcaaaaacctttttttcaaaagaaggaACAAGTATGACAGCTCTTTCTGATTATTGTCCTCACTCACCTGTTGTATCATACTGATAATTCACTTGCCTGCATGTATGTAACACCTTAGACTTtaaaccagaatttttaaaacaggagaACAGATCCCTGCTGAAAGGAGGGAAAAGCGTGGGTCCATCTAAAATTCCTCTAAAATTCCCCACTTCTTTTCAGTTAGAcagaacaattattttatttttccaggacTGGTTTTGCCACCTGTGAAGTAAGACTGTGTCAGGTTTATGGCTGTTTTATCCTGTGATCTTCAGCATTACTGTTTCTGGGCAGaatgtttaattttgctgaAGATGAAAGGTTGagtgaaacattaaaaaatccaTAGTAGCACTGAAATATCATCTCTTCCCCTCTGTAGGAATGTCCTGTGGGAGCTCTGTGCCTCACCTACTCAGCCTGATATAGTCCACCCCGTATTGGGACATACATAGGTTATGGTTAGGAAAAAATGCTATGATCAAGAAATCACCTGTGTGCATTTAAGTCTCATTGTTTAAGCGCTGTCTTAAATTTCTTCATATGAAAGacagaatataaaattacagataTAAATGTACGAAATTTTCTCTAAAACTTGTGACAGACCCGCAAGCAGCCAACTAAGCTGCTTATGGAACTTTTCCACATGTGGCTGCAAATTATTTCGTAACCCCACAATTATAAAATGATGGATTACAAAAAGTGATGGAGGTATCCATTCACAACGTTTGACTCTGGGAACAatcttctgtttaaatattccttgtttaaaaaacataattttgccattttcctttGCAGGAATATTGCAATTTCAATGTCTGTTGTGACTATTGTTTACTTGTTGACTAATATAGCATACCGTGTAGTGTGGACTTGTCAAGTCTCCTCACAACTGATGCACTGGCTCTGGTAAgttgaataaaataattaaaacaaaagtcaCTTATGGATGGTACTGCAGAAAAATCGCTGGTAGCATACTTTTTGGTGAAACAGTTGAAATATCTTGATGCTGAAAGTTGTcgctttcttttaaaatttgttttcatgtaagAGTACCAGTATATTAGAAGGCATATAAagaactgttgtggtttaaccccagctggtaattaagtaccacacagctgctcgcttactcccccctcacccaaacggatggggaggagagtgggaaaggaatgtaaaactggagggttgagataagaataatttaataattgaaatagaagaaaaatgaaagaacagtaaTAATGACAACGATgataataacagttataatgaaaaggaggaggggaagaaagaaatccagagggaaaggaagaaaggaacacgAGGTGCACAACGCAACTGCTCACCGCCCGCTGACCCATGCCCAGCAGGTCCCCAGGCAACCCTCTGCCCGCCCCGGCCAGCCCCTCAGGTATATATACCAggcatgatgtcccatggtatggaattcctctttggctagttcgcGTCAGCTGACCTGGcgctgtcccctcccagttccttgtgccactccagccttTTCACTAACAAAGCCTAAGGAACTGAAAAGTgtcacaccaaagccaaaacacagcaccccgctagctcctaagaagataattaactccatcccagctgaaaccaggacaagaatATATCAATAAATCTGCTCTTGTAAAATCCTCTTATATGCTCTGTAAATCCTGCTCCTAACAGTACTTCATTGTAGAAGACACTTTtgccagggccaggcagagaTTGAGCTATGGAAAGTCCTGGTGGTTTAACAGCCAGGGGTTTGTTTGCTATCATTCTAATATAGAGTGTGTGATGTTTAATGCTGCAGGATCACAGCAATATTTTCAACACAAAAATGTGCagtgaaaagctttttaaaacctGATCAATATATTATACGAAAGTACAGTTATAACTCATGGACTACTATAGTCAGTATTTGTCAGAGTACGTTGAAGTCAACACATCTTCTCTCATTGACTTGACCTAGGCTTagaaattttttaaatctttttttagtGTATCtaccatttttgttttgatactGATCAGTTTTTCCAAATTCTGATTTCCCAGATCATTATCAGGTGTCATAAGGAAGCATGGGCTGTGACACTATATTTGGGCTGTTGTGTTTTCATGAGAGTTTCTCAGGATTGTCCATATGCTTAATGTAACGGGCCTtgctattattttcatttttgttacaGGTGTTTGGCAGTGAAACCCTTAGTTGTGCTAACTGGATAATTCCTATAGCAGTGGCCATGTATTGCTGTAGTGGCTTAAACTCATCAATGATTACAGCAGCAAGGTATGAAATataagatgtattttaaataattgaagAGATCATTTATGATTAATCTGCATTGTGAAAGTGACACAGTAAATTTTTGCCATGTCCAGTTGTTCATTTACAGCGGAAGGACTGTTATGATCTGACGTTTCTTCTCATGAGCACCACCAATTGATAAACTAAAGCCACTTGAGAAGGGAGGAGCGTGTACAACAGAGTAATAAAATCATTAATGCTGCCTTTGTCAGAAACCTACAAAATATTCCTTGGCTCACTCTCTGGTTGaggttttttattcttttttttttttttttttaggcctTTTTATGTTGGAGCTAGGGAAGGACACCTTCCTGACAGTCTGAGCTTGGTTCATATAAAGTGCCACACACCAGCCCCTGCTCTCGCCTTCGGTGTAAGTGACAGCCCGGCCCCGTGCCTGGCCGGGGCAGCCGAGGATCTGTACCTGGGCAGTCTAACACCCCACCTCTGCCTGGTGTTTCTCCTGGGCTTCTCCTGCACTGCAAAAATCTTCCTCAAATGCCCACAATTTAAAAAACTCAttcagggtggtggtggtgtttgtctcACGAGGGTTTTTATTCAGTGGAAAGAGAACGGCTTAGTTCACACTCGTGCTCTCTCAATAAGATTAGTGAGGAATAAATGCAATAGTACTACTTAGAAAACAGAGAATGGCTACACGTGTAACAATAGAGACAGGAGTTGTTTAAGTCTTTATGTGACTTTTCAGAGTGTCACTGGAGAAGCACATGGCAGGAACATGTCTCAAACCCTGCTGTAGGCTGATGTTGCAGGATTCTTCTTAGGAGTGAAAAAGCAACTAAAACTAAATTTTCACCATTGGATGCCTATAGCCATATTGATTTCTTCCTGCTGTCACTATACAAATGAATCTTGTGACACAAATTTGAAGAACCATGAGGTATACAATTGGTGCAAATGATTTTACTAATAATCCTTAAATCTAACAGATTATAAAATAAGGGGGAGGATATgcacaaaaaaagaaggtgaaatcattcagaagcatttgactgctgtttattttatttggtcTCTTCTATTGCCCTGTGTTACACATGGTTTATGAATAGATTATTATACCGGTCCTGTTTGACATCAGGTAATTTACTAAAAGATCTTATCTCAGTATGAACACCTTTCTCAGAGGGATTCTGTTTGCACCAGTAAGATGAGCTATACTGCCTTAATACACCACCATTCACGTTTTTCacagtggaatttttttctgctcctctgtTAAAAGAGACATTAAATTCCTGGTGTTTTAGGTCTTTCCATGCAGGCAGTATAGCATACTTGTATAATACCCAATTTACTCTAATAGTCTCAAAGACAAGTGGGCTGTGAGAGCCTTCAACGGTGAAACTAAATTAAAAGTTTGCTTTGAAACTGAAGCCAACCAGAACAGCAGAGTAAGCAGCTGCCTGAGAAAGCTTCTTGGCAACTTCTCCATAGTGCAGCAGAGTCTGGGGCTCCTCATCTGGCCGCTTTA
Proteins encoded:
- the LOC121085703 gene encoding LOW QUALITY PROTEIN: Y+L amino acid transporter 2-like (The sequence of the model RefSeq protein was modified relative to this genomic sequence to represent the inferred CDS: inserted 1 base in 1 codon); its protein translation is MALILVISVGLYKIGKGETENLRAPFKGSATNPKMITLALYSAAFSHAGRDMLNYVTEQMQDPERNIAISMSVVTIVYLLTNIAYRVVXDLSSLLTTDALALVFGSETLSCANWIIPIAVAMYCCSGLNSSMITAARPFYVGAREGHLPDSLSLVHIKCHTPAPALAFGVSDSPAPCLAGAAEDLYLGSLTPHLCLVFLLGFSCTAKIFLKCPQFKKLIQGGGGVCLTRVFIQWKENGLVHTRALSIRLVRNKCNSTT